The Microbacterium luteum genome includes a region encoding these proteins:
- a CDS encoding UDP-N-acetylmuramyl pentapeptide phosphotransferase, translating to MSATSGTTTQTGAQAVVADATDPARRPDVLFRVRREEGQQPSAWWMIGAFVGVSAAVIVLLSFVPGGA from the coding sequence ATGTCCGCCACCAGCGGAACCACCACGCAGACCGGCGCGCAGGCCGTCGTCGCCGACGCGACCGATCCCGCCCGTCGACCGGATGTGCTCTTCCGGGTGCGACGCGAAGAGGGTCAGCAGCCGTCGGCGTGGTGGATGATCGGTGCCTTCGTCGGTGTCTCGGCGGCGGTGATCGTGCTGCTCAGCTTCGTGCCCGGCGGCGCCTGA
- a CDS encoding 4-hydroxy-3-methylbut-2-enyl diphosphate reductase codes for MPGRRDRLQDIPVVGHKRVLLAAPRGYCAGVARAVVAVEKALDRYGAPVYVRKQIVHNRHVVSELERRGAVFVDEVDEVPEGAHVVFSAHGVSPAVVSSADARGLQAIDATCPLVTKVHREAVRFARDDYEILLIGHDGHEEVEGTAGEAPDHVTVVNSPEAATTVEVKDPTKVVWLSQTTLSVDETMETVRRLRERFPQLQDPPSDDICYATQNRQVAIKKVAVGADLVIVVGSANSSNSVRLVEVALEYGAKAAYRVDYADEVRQEWLEGVETVGVTSGASVPEVLVAQVLEDLAHAGYRDVEEVRTAEEDLIFSLPKELRGDDSARRGGRATTGSGA; via the coding sequence GTGCCGGGACGGCGAGACCGGCTCCAGGATATCCCCGTCGTCGGACACAAACGTGTGCTCCTGGCCGCTCCCCGTGGATACTGCGCGGGTGTGGCTCGTGCGGTCGTGGCTGTCGAGAAGGCCCTCGACCGGTACGGCGCCCCCGTCTACGTGCGCAAGCAGATCGTGCACAACCGGCACGTCGTGAGCGAGCTGGAGCGGCGGGGTGCGGTCTTCGTCGACGAGGTCGACGAGGTTCCCGAGGGCGCACACGTGGTCTTCAGTGCCCACGGTGTCTCCCCGGCGGTCGTCTCGTCCGCCGACGCCCGCGGGCTCCAGGCCATCGACGCCACGTGTCCGCTGGTGACCAAGGTGCACCGCGAGGCGGTGCGGTTCGCTCGCGACGACTATGAGATCCTCTTGATCGGCCATGACGGCCACGAAGAGGTCGAGGGCACAGCCGGCGAGGCGCCCGACCACGTCACGGTGGTGAATTCGCCGGAGGCCGCCACGACGGTCGAGGTCAAGGACCCGACGAAGGTGGTGTGGTTGTCGCAGACGACGTTGTCGGTCGACGAGACGATGGAGACGGTCCGCCGGCTGCGTGAGCGGTTTCCGCAGCTGCAGGACCCCCCGTCGGATGACATCTGCTACGCGACGCAGAACCGGCAGGTCGCGATCAAGAAGGTCGCGGTCGGCGCCGACCTCGTGATCGTCGTGGGATCGGCGAACTCGTCCAACTCGGTGCGCCTGGTGGAGGTCGCCCTGGAATACGGGGCGAAGGCCGCATACCGGGTGGACTACGCCGACGAAGTGCGACAGGAGTGGCTGGAAGGCGTCGAGACCGTCGGTGTGACCAGCGGCGCATCCGTGCCCGAGGTGCTCGTCGCGCAGGTGCTCGAAGATCTCGCCCATGCCGGCTACCGCGACGTCGAAGAAGTGCGCACCGCGGAGGAGGATCTGATCTTCTCGCTGCCGAAGGAACTGCGCGGCGACGACTCCGCCCGACGCGGCGGGCGGGCGACGACGGGATCCGGAGCATGA
- a CDS encoding DUF6264 family protein, whose protein sequence is MSEPNTEGARPRPQYGEYASTEEQRRRIQQPDATWALESGQQLDQNPAQQHSPAEAAPLADDTAETDLTRRRRVADRVITIGLLVYGLFNVFTSIPLFTDYSAYAASLFEMMGLQATLSDPEGARAWGFAAAVVLGLGWLLTAVVSWMSMRRGRISWWIPLVGALVFSFASGILLTVPLFLDPGVWDVLVSGASS, encoded by the coding sequence ATGAGCGAGCCGAACACGGAGGGCGCGCGCCCTCGTCCCCAGTACGGCGAGTACGCGAGCACCGAGGAGCAGCGTCGTCGTATCCAGCAGCCCGATGCCACGTGGGCGCTCGAGAGCGGGCAGCAGCTGGACCAGAACCCCGCGCAGCAGCACAGTCCGGCGGAGGCGGCCCCGCTCGCGGATGACACCGCCGAGACGGACCTGACGCGGCGGCGACGGGTGGCTGATCGCGTCATCACGATCGGCCTGCTCGTGTACGGGCTCTTCAACGTCTTCACCAGCATCCCGCTGTTCACCGACTACAGCGCGTACGCGGCGAGCCTCTTCGAGATGATGGGGCTGCAGGCGACCCTCAGCGACCCGGAGGGGGCGCGCGCGTGGGGATTCGCCGCCGCGGTCGTTCTCGGCCTCGGGTGGTTGCTGACCGCCGTGGTGTCGTGGATGAGCATGCGGCGCGGGCGGATCAGCTGGTGGATCCCGCTCGTCGGCGCCCTCGTCTTCTCCTTCGCCAGCGGCATCCTGCTCACCGTGCCGCTGTTCCTGGACCCGGGCGTGTGGGACGTGCTCGTTTCCGGCGCGAGCAGCTGA
- a CDS encoding carbonic anhydrase, which yields MATGNGRFVAGEPQHPRQDVERRHELAAAQKPVAALFGCSDSRLSAEIIFDQGLGDLFVVRNAGQVISDSVVGSLEYAVAVLEVPLIVVLGHDACGAVRAAMDSTAADAAPLPPRIWRQVAPIVPAARRLQQQHPGEPLNPEEVGREHLRDTVGELLHSSELISDAVAAGRLAIVGANYRLSEGTAVPDITVGVVDADA from the coding sequence ATGGCGACCGGCAACGGCCGGTTCGTCGCGGGCGAGCCGCAGCATCCGCGGCAGGATGTCGAGCGTCGTCACGAGCTCGCCGCGGCACAGAAGCCGGTCGCGGCGCTGTTCGGATGCTCGGACTCCCGCCTGTCCGCGGAGATCATCTTCGACCAGGGCCTCGGCGATCTCTTCGTCGTGCGAAACGCCGGCCAGGTGATCTCGGACTCGGTCGTGGGGAGCCTGGAATACGCCGTCGCGGTGCTCGAGGTGCCGCTGATCGTCGTGCTCGGCCACGACGCGTGCGGCGCCGTCAGGGCGGCCATGGACAGCACCGCCGCCGACGCGGCACCCCTGCCCCCGCGCATCTGGCGACAGGTCGCGCCGATCGTTCCCGCGGCGCGTCGTCTCCAGCAGCAGCATCCGGGCGAGCCGCTCAACCCCGAAGAGGTCGGTCGCGAACATCTCCGCGACACGGTCGGCGAGCTGCTGCACTCGAGCGAGCTGATCAGCGACGCCGTCGCCGCCGGGCGCCTGGCGATCGTCGGGGCGAACTACCGCTTGTCCGAGGGCACCGCCGTGCCCGACATCACCGTGGGCGTCGTCGACGCCGACGCCTGA
- the fbaA gene encoding class II fructose-bisphosphate aldolase has protein sequence MPVATPDQYADMLDRAKAGGFAYPAINVSSSQTINAVLQGLTEAGSDGILQVTTGGADYFAGHTVKNRAAGALAFARYVTEVAKSYPITVALHTDHCPKDALPTFVLPLLEASEEQVKAGGEPIFQSHMWDGSAVPLDENIEIAADLLPRMKNINSILEVEIGVVGGEEDGVKHEGSNEALYTTVADVTKAVETLGLGEKGRYISALTFGNVHGVYKPGNVKLRPELLGEIQEGIAATFGTDAKPLDLVFHGGSGSTDEEIALAVANGVVKMNIDTDTQYAFTRAVAGYMLSNYEGVLKVDGEVGNKKQYDPRAWGKVAETAMAARVVAATQQLGSHGKSLGA, from the coding sequence ATGCCCGTCGCCACTCCCGATCAGTACGCCGACATGCTGGACCGCGCGAAGGCGGGCGGATTCGCGTACCCCGCGATCAACGTCTCCAGCTCGCAGACCATCAACGCCGTGCTGCAGGGTCTCACCGAGGCCGGTTCGGACGGCATCCTGCAGGTGACCACGGGTGGAGCTGACTACTTCGCCGGTCACACGGTGAAGAACCGCGCCGCCGGCGCACTCGCGTTCGCCCGGTACGTGACCGAGGTCGCCAAGAGCTACCCGATCACCGTGGCCCTCCACACCGACCACTGCCCGAAGGATGCCCTGCCGACCTTCGTCCTGCCGCTGCTGGAGGCTTCCGAGGAGCAGGTGAAGGCCGGTGGCGAGCCGATCTTCCAGTCGCACATGTGGGACGGCTCGGCGGTGCCGCTGGACGAGAACATCGAGATCGCCGCAGACCTGCTCCCCCGCATGAAGAACATCAACTCGATCCTCGAGGTCGAGATCGGCGTCGTCGGCGGCGAGGAGGACGGCGTGAAGCACGAGGGCTCCAACGAGGCGCTCTACACGACCGTCGCGGACGTCACGAAGGCCGTCGAGACCCTCGGCCTCGGCGAGAAGGGCCGCTACATCTCGGCGCTCACCTTCGGCAACGTGCACGGTGTGTACAAGCCGGGCAACGTCAAGCTCCGCCCCGAACTCCTCGGCGAGATCCAGGAAGGGATCGCCGCGACCTTCGGTACCGACGCCAAGCCGCTGGACCTCGTCTTCCATGGCGGCAGCGGCTCGACCGACGAGGAGATCGCCCTCGCAGTCGCCAACGGAGTCGTGAAGATGAACATCGACACCGACACGCAGTACGCGTTCACGCGCGCCGTCGCCGGCTACATGCTCTCCAACTACGAGGGCGTGCTGAAGGTCGACGGCGAGGTCGGCAACAAGAAGCAGTACGACCCGCGCGCCTGGGGCAAGGTCGCCGAGACAGCGATGGCGGCACGCGTCGTCGCCGCGACGCAGCAGCTGGGCTCGCACGGCAAGAGCCTCGGAGCCTGA
- a CDS encoding class II fumarate hydratase, with protein sequence MTDTEYRIEHDTMGEVRVPKNALYAAQTQRAVENFPISGDPLDPAQIVALARIKKAAALANKELGTLDGAIADAIAGAADEVIAGSHADQFPIDVYQTGSGTSSNMNMNEVLATLATRALGSPVHPNDHVNASQSSNDVFPTSVHIAATQEIIDDLIPGLDHLAVALEAKAEQWKDVVKSGRTHLMDATPVTLGQEFGGYARQIRLGIERVQAVIPRVAEVPLGGTATGTGINTPLGFPQKVLELIVADTELPITEAKDHFEAQGARDALVEASGALRTVAVSLTKINNDLRWMGSGPNTGLGELHIPDLQPGSSIMPGKVNPVIPEATLMVCARVIGNDATIAWAGGTGSFELNVAIPVMGTALLESISLLANVSRVLADKTIDGLEANIERAAAFAGMSPSIVTPLNKIIGYEAAAKIAKHSVAEGITVREAVISLGYVDRGEITLEQLDEKLDLLSMTHPG encoded by the coding sequence GTGACCGACACCGAGTACCGCATCGAGCACGACACCATGGGCGAGGTGCGCGTGCCCAAGAATGCGCTCTACGCCGCGCAGACCCAGCGCGCCGTGGAGAACTTTCCGATCTCGGGCGACCCGCTCGACCCGGCGCAGATCGTCGCCCTGGCGCGCATCAAGAAGGCCGCGGCGCTGGCCAACAAGGAGCTCGGCACACTCGACGGTGCGATCGCCGATGCGATCGCGGGTGCCGCCGACGAGGTCATCGCGGGGTCGCACGCCGACCAGTTCCCGATCGACGTGTACCAGACCGGCAGCGGCACCAGCTCGAACATGAACATGAACGAGGTGCTCGCCACGCTCGCGACGCGCGCGCTCGGCTCCCCCGTTCACCCGAACGACCACGTCAACGCCTCGCAGTCCTCCAACGACGTGTTCCCCACCTCGGTGCACATCGCCGCGACGCAGGAGATCATCGACGACCTCATCCCGGGACTCGATCACCTCGCGGTGGCCCTCGAGGCCAAGGCCGAGCAGTGGAAGGACGTCGTGAAGTCGGGTCGGACGCACCTGATGGATGCGACGCCGGTCACCCTCGGTCAGGAGTTCGGCGGCTATGCGCGCCAGATCCGCCTCGGCATCGAGCGGGTGCAGGCGGTCATCCCCCGCGTGGCCGAGGTGCCGCTGGGCGGCACCGCGACCGGCACCGGCATCAACACCCCGCTGGGCTTTCCGCAGAAAGTCCTCGAACTCATCGTGGCCGACACCGAACTGCCGATCACCGAGGCCAAGGATCACTTCGAAGCGCAGGGCGCGCGCGACGCCCTCGTCGAGGCATCGGGTGCGCTTCGCACCGTGGCCGTGTCGCTGACCAAGATCAACAACGATCTGCGGTGGATGGGATCCGGACCCAACACCGGTCTCGGGGAACTGCACATCCCCGACCTGCAGCCGGGATCATCGATCATGCCCGGCAAGGTCAACCCCGTGATCCCCGAGGCGACGCTCATGGTCTGCGCACGGGTGATCGGGAACGACGCCACCATCGCGTGGGCCGGCGGCACCGGCTCGTTCGAGCTCAACGTCGCCATCCCGGTCATGGGGACGGCTCTTCTCGAGTCGATCTCGCTCCTGGCCAACGTCAGCCGCGTCCTCGCGGACAAGACCATCGACGGCCTCGAGGCCAACATCGAGCGGGCCGCCGCCTTCGCGGGCATGTCGCCGTCGATCGTCACACCCCTGAACAAGATCATCGGCTACGAAGCGGCGGCGAAGATCGCCAAGCACTCCGTCGCCGAAGGGATCACCGTGCGGGAGGCCGTCATCTCGCTGGGCTACGTCGACCGCGGTGAGATCACGCTGGAGCAGCTCGACGAGAAGCTCGACCTGCTCTCGATGACGCATCCGGGCTGA
- the glpX gene encoding class II fructose-bisphosphatase, protein MVSLTGDMSPLHPDRNLALELVRATEAASIRAVPFIGRGAKEAADGAAVDAMRAFLTTVNFDGTIVIGEGEKDNAPMLFNGERVGNGRGPQCDVAVDPIDGTSLTAAGRNNALSVIAVADRGSMLDASSVFYMDKLVTGPAGVGVVDIRLPIGENIRLLAGALGKPVEEMVVSVLHRPRHEKLIDEIREAGAGTRLMSDGDVAGGINAARHNARTDMCVGVGGSPEGIVTACAIKALGGHIQGRLWPRDDDEKQKGIDAGLQFGDHVYEADEMVKGKNTIFVATGVTDGQLVAGVRREGGYVYTESVVLRGASGTLRRISSEHLTSKWL, encoded by the coding sequence ATGGTGAGTCTTACCGGCGATATGAGCCCCCTGCACCCCGACCGGAACCTGGCTCTCGAGCTCGTGCGCGCAACGGAGGCGGCGTCGATCCGCGCGGTGCCGTTCATCGGCCGCGGCGCCAAAGAAGCGGCCGACGGCGCGGCCGTGGATGCGATGCGGGCGTTCCTGACCACCGTCAACTTCGATGGCACGATCGTCATCGGCGAGGGCGAGAAGGACAACGCGCCGATGCTGTTCAACGGCGAGCGCGTCGGAAACGGTCGTGGTCCGCAGTGCGACGTGGCTGTCGACCCGATCGACGGCACATCGCTGACGGCCGCCGGGCGCAACAACGCCCTCTCCGTCATCGCGGTCGCCGACCGCGGCTCGATGCTCGACGCGTCGAGCGTGTTCTACATGGACAAGCTCGTGACCGGCCCCGCCGGCGTCGGAGTGGTCGACATCCGGCTTCCCATCGGCGAGAACATCCGCCTCCTCGCGGGCGCGCTCGGCAAGCCCGTCGAGGAGATGGTCGTCTCGGTGCTCCACCGACCTCGTCACGAGAAGCTCATCGACGAGATCCGCGAGGCGGGGGCGGGAACGCGTCTCATGAGCGACGGCGACGTCGCCGGCGGCATCAACGCCGCCCGTCACAACGCGCGCACGGACATGTGTGTGGGTGTCGGCGGCAGCCCCGAGGGCATCGTCACCGCGTGTGCCATCAAGGCCCTGGGCGGGCACATCCAGGGCCGGCTGTGGCCGCGCGACGACGACGAGAAGCAGAAGGGCATCGATGCCGGTCTGCAGTTCGGCGACCACGTGTACGAAGCCGACGAGATGGTCAAGGGAAAGAACACGATCTTCGTCGCGACGGGTGTGACCGACGGCCAGCTCGTGGCGGGCGTTCGCCGAGAGGGCGGCTACGTCTACACCGAGAGCGTCGTGCTGCGTGGCGCCTCGGGCACCCTGCGCCGTATCTCGTCGGAGCATCTCACCTCGAAGTGGCTGTGA
- a CDS encoding exodeoxyribonuclease VII small subunit: protein MTETSAPGTDVEGLSFEDARDELVRVVAQLEQGAPTLEESLQLWERGEALADRCEQWLLGAKRRLDEARSRSEDADAPSGATA from the coding sequence ATGACCGAGACGAGCGCACCCGGCACGGATGTCGAGGGGCTCTCCTTCGAAGACGCGCGCGACGAACTCGTGCGGGTCGTCGCCCAACTCGAGCAGGGCGCTCCGACCCTGGAGGAGTCGCTGCAGCTGTGGGAGCGCGGGGAAGCCCTCGCCGACCGGTGCGAGCAGTGGCTGCTGGGGGCCAAGCGTCGCCTCGACGAGGCCCGCTCCCGTTCGGAAGACGCCGACGCTCCCTCCGGCGCCACCGCGTGA
- a CDS encoding sensor histidine kinase, whose product MSSLPRPLSARARILGAIVAVAAVGLIVVGSVTFLAQRERTLTTVDERLRTQVEQLRTVAVTTDESAGAPASDGGDDDLVLEDFASVEEYLQTAVARLVPARNEGSAAIVDGEVQYRPTTLSGFDIADDSELVDAVVAAVDESDRTVLGTVSTERGTLRYIAIPVELDEDSSSGIYVRAVNLDAELQPVIASMITFGVVALAVVVAIGFVAWFVAGRLLSPIRHLRDAAGVITLADLSPRLSPQGNDDISDMTRTVNEMLDRLEGSVDVQRQLLDDVRHELKTPITIVRGHLEVMNPDDRDDVVATRDIGIAELDRMTRLVSDIDLLATVEGDELEMKPVSLAVLTARVGELVAVIPGHHWQIEHTARGKVVGDKDRLLQAWLQLADNAAKYTPEGTPIEIGSTLEPSGARLWVRDHGPGIPRAQRHRIFRRFDRAHGSRAVGGSGLGLAIVDAIAKGHGGRCVVTDTSGGGATFTIHLPSPTSELPAPVRAGDVLQREASS is encoded by the coding sequence ATGTCGTCCCTGCCACGCCCCCTGTCGGCGAGAGCGCGCATCCTCGGCGCGATCGTCGCCGTCGCCGCGGTGGGGCTGATCGTCGTCGGCAGCGTCACGTTCCTCGCGCAGCGGGAACGCACGCTGACCACCGTCGACGAGCGCTTGCGCACGCAGGTCGAGCAGCTGCGCACGGTGGCCGTCACCACCGACGAGAGCGCCGGGGCTCCGGCATCCGACGGCGGCGACGACGACCTCGTGCTGGAGGACTTCGCCTCGGTCGAGGAATACCTGCAGACCGCGGTCGCCCGCCTCGTGCCGGCGCGGAACGAGGGCTCCGCCGCGATCGTCGACGGCGAGGTGCAGTATCGCCCCACGACGCTGTCGGGGTTCGACATCGCCGACGACAGCGAACTCGTCGACGCCGTCGTGGCTGCGGTCGACGAATCCGACCGCACCGTCCTGGGCACCGTGTCCACGGAGCGCGGCACACTGCGATACATCGCGATCCCCGTCGAGCTCGACGAGGATTCCTCGTCGGGAATCTACGTGCGTGCCGTCAACCTCGACGCCGAGCTGCAGCCCGTGATCGCCTCGATGATCACCTTCGGCGTCGTCGCGCTCGCCGTGGTCGTCGCGATCGGCTTCGTCGCCTGGTTCGTGGCCGGACGGCTGCTCTCCCCCATCCGGCACCTGCGGGATGCCGCCGGCGTCATCACCCTGGCTGACCTGTCACCCCGCCTGAGTCCGCAGGGCAACGACGACATCTCGGACATGACGCGCACCGTCAACGAGATGCTCGATCGCCTCGAAGGCTCGGTCGATGTGCAGCGTCAGCTCCTGGACGATGTGCGGCACGAACTGAAGACGCCGATCACGATCGTGCGCGGGCACCTGGAGGTCATGAACCCGGACGACCGGGACGACGTCGTCGCGACGCGCGACATCGGTATCGCCGAGCTCGACCGCATGACCCGCCTGGTCAGCGACATCGATCTCCTCGCGACCGTCGAAGGCGACGAGCTCGAGATGAAACCCGTCAGCCTCGCGGTCCTCACCGCACGCGTCGGCGAACTCGTCGCCGTCATCCCCGGCCACCACTGGCAGATCGAGCACACGGCGCGGGGGAAGGTCGTCGGCGACAAGGATCGACTCCTGCAGGCGTGGCTGCAGCTCGCCGACAACGCCGCCAAGTACACCCCCGAAGGCACCCCGATCGAGATCGGAAGCACCCTCGAGCCGTCGGGTGCTCGCCTGTGGGTCCGCGATCACGGGCCGGGGATCCCCCGCGCGCAGCGTCACCGCATCTTCCGGCGCTTCGATCGCGCCCACGGATCCCGCGCCGTGGGAGGCTCGGGACTGGGCCTGGCGATCGTCGATGCGATCGCGAAGGGCCACGGGGGTCGATGCGTCGTGACCGACACGTCCGGCGGCGGCGCGACCTTCACGATCCACCTGCCGTCCCCGACCTCCGAGCTGCCTGCCCCCGTGCGCGCCGGAGACGTGCTCCAGAGAGAGGCCTCGTCGTGA
- a CDS encoding response regulator transcription factor, protein MTLILIIEDEPRIASFVGRGLESAGYATAVVEDGAEGLARALDDDVALVLLDVGLPSMDGFEVLRRLRGHGSAVPVIMLTARSSTRDTVDGLDAGANDYVPKPFTFDELLARIRSRLREHAAPAGTSVSHGDVTLDILGRRATVGGREVELSAREFALAEQFLRSPGHVLSREQLLSRVWGLDFDPGSNVVDVYVRYLRGKLGAHHIATVRGAGYRWE, encoded by the coding sequence GTGACCCTGATCCTCATCATCGAAGACGAACCGCGCATCGCCTCGTTCGTGGGGCGCGGCCTGGAATCGGCCGGCTACGCGACGGCCGTCGTCGAAGACGGTGCCGAGGGGCTCGCCCGGGCGCTCGACGACGATGTGGCGCTCGTACTGCTGGACGTCGGCCTGCCGTCCATGGACGGGTTCGAGGTGCTTCGCCGCCTCCGCGGCCACGGCTCGGCGGTTCCGGTCATCATGCTCACGGCGCGCTCGAGCACACGCGACACCGTCGACGGACTCGACGCCGGCGCGAACGACTACGTCCCGAAGCCGTTCACCTTCGACGAGCTCCTCGCACGCATCCGTTCCCGGCTGCGCGAACACGCCGCGCCCGCCGGCACGTCGGTGTCCCACGGCGACGTGACCCTCGACATCCTCGGTCGCCGGGCGACTGTGGGCGGCCGAGAGGTCGAACTGTCGGCGCGAGAGTTCGCGCTCGCCGAGCAATTCCTGCGCAGTCCTGGTCACGTGCTGAGCCGCGAGCAGCTCCTCAGCCGGGTCTGGGGACTCGATTTCGACCCGGGCTCCAACGTCGTCGACGTCTACGTGCGCTACCTCCGCGGCAAGCTCGGCGCCCACCACATCGCCACCGTGCGCGGCGCGGGCTACCGGTGGGAATAG
- the xseA gene encoding exodeoxyribonuclease VII large subunit, whose protein sequence is MTSFAAESMPGQAPPPDSVAPRDSSPTTPTSVGRLNDTIRGFIERWGSVWVEGEITSWNVRGGNVFGRIKDLATDSTVSVRLWSSTRQRMRGDFSVGDHVVACVKADYFPRSGDFSFAVSSLRQVGLGEQLERIEKLRAQLRAEGLFDPERKKPLPFLPHVIGLITGERSDAEKDVHRNAELRWPQVRFRTRHAAVQGDRCVPETIAALRTLDADPDVDVIIIARGGGDPQTLLGFSDERLLRAVAAAATPIVSAIGHENDRPLLDDVADLRASTPTDAAKRVVPDVAEQRALVTHLRARLTGRLTQRVSHDISQLEHLRSRPVLRTPQTMLESRSHHLWVEVARGREIVERLLDAQHRRAAELRASLRALSPASTLARGYAIAHLDSGEIVRDAAQAPAGSPVVVTVGRGAFAARSDGEITGGHPADAATSDERTTPRMEP, encoded by the coding sequence ATGACCTCCTTCGCGGCCGAATCGATGCCGGGACAGGCGCCCCCGCCCGACTCGGTCGCGCCGCGGGATTCTTCTCCCACCACACCGACCTCGGTCGGTCGCCTCAACGACACCATCCGCGGGTTCATCGAGCGGTGGGGGTCGGTCTGGGTCGAAGGCGAGATCACCAGCTGGAACGTGCGCGGCGGCAACGTCTTCGGGCGCATCAAGGACCTCGCGACCGACTCGACCGTCTCGGTACGACTGTGGTCCTCGACCCGGCAGCGGATGCGGGGGGATTTCTCCGTGGGCGATCACGTGGTCGCGTGCGTCAAGGCGGACTACTTCCCCCGGTCCGGCGACTTCAGCTTCGCCGTGTCCTCCCTGCGACAGGTGGGTCTCGGCGAGCAGCTCGAGAGGATCGAGAAGCTCCGAGCCCAGCTTCGCGCCGAGGGGCTGTTCGACCCGGAGCGGAAGAAGCCGCTCCCCTTCCTCCCGCACGTCATCGGACTCATCACGGGCGAACGGTCCGACGCGGAGAAGGACGTGCACCGCAACGCCGAGCTGCGATGGCCGCAGGTGAGGTTCCGCACCCGCCATGCCGCCGTGCAGGGCGACCGGTGCGTGCCCGAGACGATCGCCGCCCTGCGCACTCTCGACGCGGACCCCGACGTCGACGTGATCATCATCGCCCGCGGCGGCGGAGATCCGCAGACGCTCCTCGGATTCAGCGACGAACGCCTGCTGCGTGCCGTCGCAGCGGCGGCGACGCCGATCGTGAGCGCGATCGGCCACGAGAACGATCGCCCGCTCCTGGACGACGTCGCCGACCTTCGCGCATCCACACCGACGGATGCGGCCAAGCGCGTCGTGCCGGACGTCGCGGAGCAGCGAGCTCTCGTGACCCACCTGCGCGCGCGGCTGACCGGCCGACTCACCCAGCGGGTCTCGCACGACATCAGCCAGCTCGAACATCTGCGTTCGCGCCCCGTGCTCCGCACACCGCAGACGATGCTCGAGTCCCGGTCGCACCACCTCTGGGTGGAGGTGGCGCGCGGTCGCGAGATCGTCGAACGACTCCTGGATGCGCAGCACCGCCGCGCCGCGGAGCTGCGCGCCTCGCTCCGGGCCCTCTCCCCGGCGTCCACGCTCGCCCGCGGGTACGCGATCGCCCATCTCGACAGCGGTGAGATCGTCCGCGACGCGGCCCAGGCACCCGCGGGCAGTCCGGTGGTTGTGACCGTCGGCCGAGGAGCCTTCGCGGCACGATCCGACGGCGAGATCACGGGCGGGCACCCCGCCGATGCCGCGACGAGTGACGAACGGACGACACCTAGGATGGAACCATGA
- a CDS encoding DUF4245 family protein — MAKQPRVVAELGRPETPDETAARKAASSAAYRSSKTVRNLVVALLVTLGIVAVIILAVPRGQLPATEIDVAETAATIESGGDDDLIVPELPETWRVNSAVVESDDTVRAWTIVYVPESAQGYVRIEQGFDADAAWASRVLRGAEIEDTVTIDGITWDRYDVGTSGEEGNITQGLAVAAGADTVLIYGDTDEASLTQAAESVADQIRELQEAS; from the coding sequence ATGGCCAAGCAGCCCCGCGTCGTCGCCGAGCTCGGGCGCCCGGAGACCCCTGATGAGACCGCCGCGCGCAAGGCGGCGTCATCCGCCGCCTACCGGTCGAGCAAGACCGTCCGCAACCTCGTCGTCGCCCTGCTCGTCACGCTCGGCATCGTGGCCGTGATCATCCTCGCCGTGCCGCGTGGACAGCTGCCGGCGACCGAGATCGACGTGGCCGAGACCGCCGCCACCATCGAATCGGGCGGAGACGACGACCTGATCGTGCCGGAGCTGCCCGAAACCTGGCGAGTGAACAGCGCCGTCGTCGAGAGCGACGACACCGTCCGCGCATGGACCATCGTGTACGTTCCGGAATCGGCGCAGGGTTACGTCCGCATCGAGCAGGGATTCGACGCGGACGCCGCCTGGGCCTCCCGCGTCCTCCGCGGCGCCGAGATCGAAGACACCGTCACCATCGACGGCATCACCTGGGATCGCTACGACGTCGGCACCTCCGGCGAAGAGGGCAACATCACCCAGGGGCTGGCGGTGGCCGCCGGTGCCGACACCGTCCTCATCTACGGCGACACCGACGAGGCGAGCCTCACGCAGGCCGCCGAGAGCGTCGCCGACCAGATCCGCGAGCTGCAGGAGGCATCGTGA